One stretch of Tenacibaculum sp. MAR_2010_89 DNA includes these proteins:
- a CDS encoding prepilin-type N-terminal cleavage/methylation domain-containing protein has translation MKITKKIKAFTLSELLVVLVISSIVVSLAILILLMVQKQIKSIQSNLDKKQEIQFLERALWQDFNTYAVSYQKEKDILFLTNSIDSVIYVFNEGYVIREKDTMSIELIDKKIFLDGNLVTSGVIDGLQIETSAKFGSKKMFIYKSKSAMHYLND, from the coding sequence TTGAAAATCACTAAAAAAATAAAAGCTTTTACATTGAGTGAGTTACTAGTTGTTTTAGTAATTTCTAGTATTGTAGTTTCATTAGCTATTCTTATATTGTTAATGGTTCAAAAACAAATTAAAAGCATTCAATCTAATTTAGATAAAAAACAAGAGATTCAGTTTTTAGAAAGAGCGCTATGGCAAGATTTTAATACCTATGCAGTTTCATATCAAAAAGAAAAGGATATATTATTTTTAACCAATTCTATTGATTCAGTAATTTATGTGTTTAATGAAGGTTATGTAATACGTGAAAAAGATACTATGTCCATTGAACTCATAGATAAAAAAATATTTTTAGATGGTAATCTTGTTACTTCTGGCGTTATTGATGGGCTTCAGATTGAAACTTCTGCTAAATTCGGATCTAAAAAAATGTTTATATATAAAAGTAAAAGTGCAATGCACTATTTAAATGACTAA
- a CDS encoding type II secretion system F family protein, whose product MAFKLENTQKSKQKKDTSFDINALLKKEINFFGGSFSNKKKEAFYIELSVLLNAGLELKDALELIGAEQKKEADKELFKTIVDELISGKNLSEAIRLEKQFTEYEYYSLQIGERTGTLQKVTDELGAFFRRKNEQKRTILNALSYPMVVLCTAFLAVGFMLQYVVPMFADIFKQNKVELPWITKQIISFSNVFSSYYWVVILMIIAFFVFMKLAKNKIWYRKWSAAFLLKVPFVGGFLRKVRIAQFTQAITLLVGAKVPLLNGIQLTKKMIDFYPLQIALSKVEEDILQGKSLHESIGNQSIFDKKMSSLIKVAEETNQTETIFNRLTYQYNQEIEYQSKTISAVIEPLIILFLGGVVAVILIAMYLPMFKLSTVIG is encoded by the coding sequence ATGGCTTTTAAATTAGAAAACACACAAAAATCTAAACAAAAGAAGGATACTTCTTTTGATATTAATGCACTTCTAAAAAAAGAAATTAACTTTTTCGGCGGCTCTTTTTCTAATAAAAAGAAAGAAGCTTTTTATATAGAGTTGTCAGTTTTGTTAAATGCTGGTCTAGAGCTAAAAGATGCTCTTGAATTAATAGGAGCTGAACAAAAAAAAGAAGCAGATAAAGAGTTGTTTAAAACAATTGTTGATGAGTTAATTTCTGGAAAAAATTTATCAGAAGCAATACGGCTTGAAAAACAATTTACGGAATACGAGTATTATTCATTGCAAATAGGTGAAAGAACAGGAACGCTTCAAAAAGTAACTGACGAGTTGGGTGCTTTTTTTAGAAGGAAAAACGAACAAAAACGAACAATATTAAATGCATTGTCTTATCCAATGGTTGTTTTATGTACTGCATTTTTAGCAGTAGGCTTCATGTTGCAATATGTAGTACCAATGTTTGCAGATATTTTTAAACAAAACAAAGTAGAATTGCCTTGGATTACCAAACAAATAATTAGTTTTTCAAATGTTTTTTCATCGTATTATTGGGTAGTGATTTTAATGATTATAGCTTTTTTTGTTTTTATGAAGTTAGCTAAAAATAAAATTTGGTATCGTAAATGGAGTGCTGCCTTTTTGTTGAAAGTTCCTTTTGTAGGTGGTTTTTTACGTAAAGTACGAATAGCACAATTTACTCAAGCTATTACGTTATTAGTTGGTGCTAAAGTGCCATTGTTAAATGGTATTCAGCTAACTAAAAAAATGATAGATTTTTACCCTTTACAAATTGCTTTATCAAAAGTTGAAGAGGATATTTTACAAGGGAAAAGTTTGCATGAAAGTATAGGGAATCAGTCAATTTTTGATAAAAAAATGAGTTCGTTAATTAAAGTGGCTGAAGAAACAAATCAGACAGAGACAATTTTTAACAGATTAACATATCAATATAATCAAGAAATAGAGTATCAATCTAAAACAATAAGTGCGGTAATTGAACCTCTAATTATTTTATTTTTAGGTGGAGTTGTAGCTGTAATATTAATAGCTATGTATTTACCAATGTTTAAGCTAAGTACTGTTATTGGTTAG
- a CDS encoding type II secretion system protein GspD, whose amino-acid sequence MLKKHTIKFILILLLGTLNGFTQENINKEKERILKLEQKLNNLLTTIPGLTKTVDFNVSGQNLPVFIRAIGKARKVNLSVSDELQNTNLTHNFSNAQIKDILLYLCKEFKLTFIVTGNIISLKKYVPEKEKKPGYIPKNIPVEYDVTSDLFTIDLQNDSIAVAFKKITNISGKNLVFSPDIGRKTISGYIKNKSFESAMDKLAFSNNLIVTKTKDNYYLFENAASFQQNSNNRNSINNGQTIRPTRYQNSNLFFKIIDTEHLLLDVDFENAKIETVINDIGNALKINIFTNAPLNNIGKASVKASRITYDELLSKILEDTKFTYKKKKSIYYFGQKEKKLIRSSVVIPLMHRSIEIMNQPLQNRARNRVQNFNGNRNSLTNNSNNFNSSQQSYSNGNRNNLNNQRNNNYNSRQQNIRNQNQSFGNYNSKAEALKSIIPKDIMGKLEIITDIEQNAFIVSGDTQEVEKFKEFVSKIDKPIPVVLIEVMILEVTKSASVSTGLDLGIGDKPTKDNGSIFPSANINLGATTINKIIGGFNGFGSLNVGKVVPNFFAKIQMMETNGDVKIRSTPKLSTLNGHSASLSNGERSYYKDERTDVIGSQNPQTIQTNQYIPIDADLSVNIRPIVSGDEQITLSVNVLQSSFNGKRIDKNAPPGMNSREFTSTIRVQDQDVIILGGLEENIKNDSGSGVPFLARVPIIKWLFSKKTRTNSKTKLSVLIKPTIIR is encoded by the coding sequence ATGCTAAAAAAACATACAATTAAATTCATATTAATATTACTTCTAGGAACACTTAATGGGTTTACTCAAGAGAATATTAACAAAGAAAAAGAAAGAATTCTTAAATTAGAACAAAAATTAAACAACCTACTAACAACTATACCTGGACTTACAAAAACAGTAGATTTTAATGTAAGTGGTCAAAACCTTCCCGTTTTTATTAGAGCTATTGGAAAAGCTAGAAAAGTTAATTTAAGTGTATCTGACGAGTTGCAAAATACAAACTTAACACACAATTTCTCTAACGCTCAAATTAAAGACATCTTACTTTATTTATGTAAAGAATTTAAACTTACTTTCATTGTTACTGGTAATATTATTTCATTAAAAAAATACGTTCCAGAAAAAGAAAAAAAACCAGGATACATTCCGAAGAATATACCTGTTGAATATGATGTTACTTCTGATTTATTTACTATTGACTTACAAAATGACTCTATTGCAGTTGCATTTAAAAAAATCACCAACATATCAGGGAAAAACCTTGTTTTTTCACCAGATATAGGTAGAAAAACAATTTCTGGATACATAAAAAACAAGTCTTTTGAGAGTGCTATGGATAAACTAGCATTTTCAAACAACTTAATAGTAACAAAAACAAAAGATAATTATTACTTATTTGAAAACGCCGCAAGCTTTCAACAAAACTCTAATAATCGAAATTCAATTAATAATGGTCAAACTATAAGACCAACTCGTTATCAAAATTCTAATTTGTTTTTTAAAATAATTGACACTGAGCACCTACTACTGGATGTAGATTTTGAAAATGCTAAAATTGAAACTGTTATTAACGACATAGGAAATGCTTTAAAGATTAACATTTTCACTAATGCTCCTTTAAATAACATTGGTAAAGCTTCAGTAAAAGCATCAAGAATTACTTACGATGAATTGTTATCTAAAATTTTAGAGGATACTAAATTTACATACAAAAAGAAAAAAAGTATATACTATTTTGGACAAAAAGAAAAAAAACTAATTAGAAGTTCTGTTGTCATTCCATTGATGCATCGTTCTATTGAAATAATGAATCAACCGTTACAAAATAGAGCACGTAATAGAGTTCAAAACTTTAATGGTAATAGAAATTCACTCACTAATAACTCTAACAATTTTAATAGTTCTCAACAATCATATTCTAACGGAAATAGAAACAATTTAAACAACCAAAGAAATAACAACTATAATAGTAGACAACAAAATATTCGCAACCAAAACCAATCTTTTGGAAATTATAATTCTAAAGCGGAAGCTTTAAAAAGTATTATACCGAAAGATATCATGGGTAAACTTGAAATAATAACCGATATAGAACAAAATGCTTTTATTGTAAGCGGTGACACGCAAGAAGTAGAAAAATTCAAAGAATTTGTAAGTAAGATAGATAAACCGATACCTGTTGTTTTAATTGAAGTAATGATATTAGAAGTTACTAAGTCGGCATCAGTTAGCACAGGTTTAGATTTAGGTATAGGAGACAAACCAACTAAAGATAATGGAAGTATTTTCCCTTCTGCAAATATAAATTTGGGAGCTACTACTATAAACAAAATCATTGGAGGATTTAATGGCTTTGGATCATTAAATGTAGGTAAGGTAGTCCCTAACTTTTTTGCAAAAATTCAAATGATGGAAACAAATGGTGATGTAAAAATAAGGTCTACCCCCAAATTATCAACTTTAAACGGTCATAGTGCATCGTTATCAAATGGAGAGCGCTCATATTATAAAGATGAAAGAACTGATGTTATAGGTTCTCAAAACCCTCAAACAATACAAACTAACCAATACATCCCCATAGATGCTGATTTATCGGTAAACATTAGACCGATAGTATCTGGAGATGAACAAATAACACTTAGTGTAAATGTTTTACAATCTAGTTTTAATGGTAAACGTATTGATAAAAATGCTCCTCCAGGAATGAATTCCAGAGAATTTACTTCTACTATTAGAGTTCAGGATCAAGATGTTATTATTTTAGGCGGATTGGAAGAAAATATAAAAAACGATTCAGGTTCAGGAGTCCCTTTTCTAGCAAGAGTCCCTATTATTAAATGGTTATTTAGTAAAAAAACAAGAACAAACTCTAAAACAAAATTATCTGTTTTAATTAAACCAACTATCATTCGTTAA
- a CDS encoding PilN domain-containing protein — MLKKWLLYGTSFCAIEHSTDKNNTDFYTGLQLSKKKKELNVTNRHQYNSINEVISFVKANKHAFLIINNQHVLSKKITVVNDSQKKLIQVAFPNIVISDFYYEIYSNDTESFISICRKEHIDYVIDLYSKNGISIVDFSLGNLALQNILPFIGNDNFNTSNAKITVENNKITIIEKEFVEDQTYIVNDLEVSNHELLPLGGVLSYYFDQNIEQIGLTQKTEELKKTYQQKKLFDLGLKFGFGFLFTILLINFLVFSHYTTKADQLTIDVQLNEQTKNRLISLQEKVAQKEKVVKNLQSVSQSKVSRHIDEIAQLIPNTILLTNIYYQPIKSRVKKGKTILVTKNQITVKGVSKKNEDSTHLISLLESKKWVDKVTIMSYGKQKNNMEFELLIHINNE; from the coding sequence ATGTTAAAGAAATGGTTACTATACGGAACAAGTTTTTGTGCTATTGAGCATTCGACAGACAAAAACAATACAGATTTTTATACGGGGCTTCAATTATCTAAAAAGAAAAAAGAGCTAAATGTAACAAACAGGCATCAATATAATAGTATAAATGAAGTAATTTCTTTTGTAAAAGCGAACAAACATGCTTTTTTAATCATTAATAATCAACATGTACTTTCAAAAAAAATAACAGTTGTTAATGATAGTCAAAAGAAGCTTATTCAAGTAGCTTTTCCAAACATTGTAATAAGTGATTTTTACTATGAAATATACTCAAACGATACCGAATCATTCATTTCTATCTGTAGAAAAGAACACATTGACTATGTAATTGATCTTTATTCAAAGAATGGTATTTCTATTGTTGATTTTTCACTAGGAAATTTAGCACTTCAAAATATTCTTCCTTTTATAGGGAATGATAATTTTAATACTTCAAATGCTAAAATAACAGTAGAAAACAATAAAATTACAATTATTGAAAAAGAGTTTGTAGAAGATCAGACCTACATCGTTAATGATTTAGAAGTATCTAATCATGAATTATTACCGCTAGGAGGTGTTTTATCGTACTATTTTGACCAAAACATAGAACAAATAGGTTTAACTCAAAAAACAGAGGAGTTAAAAAAAACATATCAACAAAAAAAACTTTTTGACTTGGGTTTGAAATTCGGGTTTGGGTTTTTATTTACAATTCTTCTAATTAATTTTTTAGTATTTAGTCATTACACAACCAAAGCAGATCAACTGACCATTGATGTACAATTAAATGAGCAAACAAAAAACAGACTAATAAGCTTACAAGAAAAAGTAGCGCAAAAAGAAAAAGTAGTAAAAAACTTACAATCTGTCTCTCAATCTAAAGTTTCAAGACATATAGATGAAATAGCTCAATTAATTCCAAATACTATTTTACTTACAAATATTTATTATCAACCAATAAAATCTCGCGTAAAAAAAGGGAAAACAATTCTTGTTACTAAAAATCAAATTACAGTAAAAGGTGTTAGTAAAAAAAATGAAGATTCAACTCATTTAATTTCATTGTTAGAATCAAAAAAATGGGTTGATAAAGTAACAATTATGAGTTACGGAAAACAAAAAAACAATATGGAATTTGAATTATTAATACATATAAACAATGAATAA
- a CDS encoding prepilin-type N-terminal cleavage/methylation domain-containing protein, which yields MKLKKNILSKKVEAFNLQELLVVLVIIGILILIALPNLMPMISKAKSIEAQNQLKHLGSMQRTHFYMHSKYSNDFNAIDFVVPLTNKNGGKAKYSYEIIEATTNTFKARATAIVDFDGDGVFNVWEIDQEQNLKEIIKD from the coding sequence ATGAAATTGAAGAAGAATATTTTATCTAAAAAAGTAGAAGCTTTTAATTTACAAGAGCTGTTAGTGGTTCTTGTTATTATTGGAATTCTTATTTTGATAGCACTCCCTAATTTAATGCCAATGATTTCTAAAGCAAAAAGTATTGAGGCTCAGAATCAATTAAAACATTTGGGGTCTATGCAACGAACACATTTTTATATGCATTCTAAATATTCAAATGATTTTAATGCTATTGATTTTGTTGTTCCTTTAACTAATAAAAATGGAGGTAAAGCAAAATATTCATATGAAATTATAGAAGCTACCACGAATACTTTTAAAGCGCGTGCTACTGCTATAGTGGATTTTGATGGGGATGGTGTTTTTAATGTTTGGGAAATAGACCAAGAACAAAATTTGAAAGAAATAATTAAAGATTAA
- a CDS encoding PAS domain-containing protein, translated as METPPKQIINEEVKWDKTQTIVSKTDLHGTILYANDIFTQACEYSAIELIGEPHNIIRHPDMPKVAFKVLWEALKKGENFHAIVKNLTRTGRYYWVITDFTVDKNEQGEVTGYTGRRKAVPEGVIKKIEPLYKTLLDIEKLKGEKVSELYFEGYLKEEIGKNYNEFVVDLFKEESKKEQYDTPANKDKIKKGLNWFFFGDFL; from the coding sequence ATGGAAACTCCCCCAAAACAAATTATTAACGAAGAGGTAAAATGGGACAAGACCCAAACAATTGTAAGTAAAACGGATTTACACGGAACGATTTTATATGCTAATGATATTTTTACACAAGCTTGTGAGTATAGTGCCATTGAATTAATTGGCGAACCTCATAACATAATTAGACACCCAGATATGCCTAAAGTAGCATTTAAAGTTTTATGGGAAGCTTTAAAAAAAGGCGAAAACTTTCATGCCATCGTTAAAAACTTAACTAGAACTGGAAGATATTATTGGGTTATTACTGATTTTACAGTTGATAAAAATGAACAAGGTGAAGTTACTGGTTATACAGGACGAAGAAAAGCTGTTCCAGAAGGTGTTATTAAAAAAATTGAGCCACTATATAAAACATTACTTGATATTGAAAAATTAAAAGGCGAAAAGGTCAGTGAATTATATTTTGAAGGTTATTTAAAAGAAGAAATAGGTAAGAACTATAACGAGTTTGTTGTTGATTTATTTAAAGAGGAAAGTAAAAAAGAACAGTACGATACTCCAGCTAATAAAGATAAAATTAAAAAAGGCTTAAATTGGTTTTTCTTTGGTGATTTCCTTTAG
- a CDS encoding PAS domain-containing protein, whose protein sequence is MTKISPKPIKIINEEVKWDKTQTIISKTDIHGTILYMNDAFEEASEYNKIELIGEPHNIIRHPDMPKVAFKVLWNALKKGENFHAIVKNLTRTGRYYWVITDFTVDKNEQGEITGYTGRRKAVPNGVIEKIEPLYKTLLEIEKIKGEKASELYFDAFLKEETKKTYDEFVIDLFQSEIRDTKILEEDNKENKIKKSLNWFFFGDFL, encoded by the coding sequence ATGACAAAGATATCCCCCAAACCAATCAAGATTATAAACGAAGAAGTAAAATGGGATAAAACCCAAACAATCATTAGCAAAACGGACATTCATGGTACAATTTTATACATGAATGATGCTTTTGAAGAAGCTTCTGAATACAATAAAATTGAATTAATTGGTGAGCCCCATAATATTATTCGTCATCCTGATATGCCTAAAGTGGCATTTAAAGTTTTATGGAACGCTTTAAAAAAAGGTGAAAATTTCCATGCTATTGTTAAAAACTTAACAAGAACCGGTAGATACTATTGGGTGATTACCGATTTTACAGTTGATAAAAATGAGCAAGGTGAAATTACTGGTTATACAGGACGAAGAAAAGCTGTACCAAATGGTGTTATTGAAAAAATTGAGCCTTTATATAAAACACTTTTAGAAATAGAAAAAATAAAAGGAGAAAAAGCTAGTGAATTATACTTTGATGCTTTTTTAAAAGAGGAAACTAAAAAAACTTACGATGAATTTGTTATCGATTTATTTCAAAGTGAAATAAGAGACACCAAAATCCTAGAAGAAGACAACAAAGAAAACAAAATTAAAAAAAGCCTTAACTGGTTTTTCTTTGGTGATTTTCTGTAA